Within the Rosa rugosa chromosome 2, drRosRugo1.1, whole genome shotgun sequence genome, the region GGTGTTCCACACTTCCATGGACCATGATCCTGATTTGCTCTCGAAGAATCAAAATAGGGTCACATGGATAGTATGCTGCTCCCTATCTTATCTTTGAAGTTGTGTTTATCATCTAtagctcattttttttcttaataaatTGGGAACTTTATTGtttattgatttgttttttaaaTTTGTGCTTGATCCAGTGTTATATATGTCACAGATTTATTTCCAGTTATCTGGACCAAGATAAAGAAATGTTATCTTGATCCACCCTTTCACCGTACTGAATACTTCCTTTATATGTTTGGTTCGAATGAATCCTGCTAGATATATGATATGTTTTGTTTTCAGATTCATTTTGGATTAAATATCAACAATCCGCTTGATGAGTCCAAATTATGTGTCCGGTTGTTTGCCTAGAGAAAATATCCATTTGTTTATAGTGTACTTGTACTTATATATACCTATATGTTTGCTCTAGATACTTCTAGCTTTACATCTTGCCTAAAATTCTGATGTGTACTGTGTCATTACTAGCAATGCGGGTAATATCTATGATTGTTCTGCATAGTTTAGGCCTGAAGATGAATCTAGTTTTAGGTACTGTACACTGTGGTCGAGGTTCATTTCCCTTCAAAGTTCTTATGTGGTTGCACAGTTTTCATCTAGTTCTGACATGCGATCAAGATAAATTTCCCTCTAATTATATTTTCCTGGTCTGACATGTTTTTCTTTGTGATTGCCTGCTGCTCGTTTGGTTTCCTGTCTTAAATCATCAGTGTTGTAAcatgtttgatgtgttttggAAAGATAGTTAGTTTGGAATGAATTTAGATATAGACAGTAATTGTCAGATGCGAACTATTAGGATTGGATTATTAGGTAGCAGCAAGGCCTGCAATACACTGACAGCAGTGCAGTAGAGTAGTAgtaattcattaattatatTCTGCAGAAAGTAAAGGATCAACGTGAGGTAATCACATTCTCCAAAACAAGCAGATGCTATAAAAGTGATGGCATGGGGCACCAAATGCATCTGCCTGAATTTAAGCTACCTCTAAATGTTGTTACTCTCTGCTTAATTTGAAAGGGTTACCATACTGatttttccctttttctttaGGGTTTAGTGTTTAAATTGCCCCACCTTTAAGTTTGGTCTATATGTTATCCTGATTAGCATGGTAGAAGGGACCAGCAAAATTATGGTCTAGCTGGAAAAATTAATTCATTGTCCgcaattttgaaaaataatcGAGCCTCAACTATAGTTTAGTGATCAATAATCGTTTTATTCATGAGACCTTACAATTGTGTTTCTCGTACAAAATCAGCTAAATCAGTAGACTGGTTGGCTATTCGATGTGGAGACAATTTTCGATTGTTATTTGTGAATTTGATCTATTGATCTATTCTTCAAGCAGCCCTAGCTCTATGCATCCTAGATCCGACTTGAATATCCATTGATACCCATACTCTTCAACAACCTCCAAAGAGTAGCTGTACAATACCACCGAAAAGACCATGCCCGCGGTAGTGCCAGCAACTCGCCCCACATTCTCAGTATACAACTAAGAGAAAGGCCCATGAATTTGAACCAAGACCTTCAAAGAGAGAAGGGTTACCTTAATAATGGGCAAGAGACGGTTTGTCGACAAGCACCAGTCTCTTGTCGACAAACCAAGGACCGGCCATTACAGATATTGGTTTCTCTCTACACCTCCCTTCCTACCTCTGCTACGACCTGCACCATCAACGTCTTTATCCGAAGAGATTTTTCAAATGAATAGAGATCATTATCAACATCTTCATCCCAAGGCAAAAGGATTCAGAAACTAACTCATCCCTCGCAATGCCGCTGCATTCGGGTTTGTGTATGCTATCGGGGTTTTCTTGGGTCGAAGTAAAAATTGGAACACCTCCCAAGACTTTCTTGTTGGTTGCGGATACAAGGAGCGACTTGACATGGGTATTTCGTGCCGATCGATCATCGTCCTTCAAACTTGTTTCATGCTCCCAATGTATGTGTGCGGCCAAGGGCTTGCACACATGTATTCTTATAAAAACTGCCCAATCCCATCATCACCTTGCAGATACAATTACAACATCTATTTGTCGATTAGTTTTGGACCGGTTATATATCTATTGCCAATATTGTATTAAGGGTCTTTGATCAAAAGTACTAAAATCAGCTAAACTGATCTCACTAACTCCAGGAACAGATTTTAATTCTCAAATTGGGTAGAGTACaatgacaaatataccctcagcctaattaaacaatagggtttttgtccatttaccccatttctagggatttttttcccactaattccattaagtttttttaattctctcttacccaatacactctaagggagtcttccctaataccccattaaaatttttttttttgttttaaatttttttttaataccattctaCCCCTAACCCCTTtgttatttagagagagagagagaaaccataggagacttcgccaagcccgtcaccggctgccggaatccggtcaccggtcgccggattccggccaacttttgccggattccggtcacctgtcgcgggccgccgcccaccggaatttgctgaaaatctcaccggaaatatttttttgcccccaatagacatctattgcccccccaatagacctctattgtcCCGAtagtctattgtcccccaatagacgactatcagccatatattgccccccaatagacgactatcagccgtatattgccccccaatagacgactatcagccatgtattgccccccaatagatgtctattgccctctaatagaaCTTTCGTTAGCCGAcataggaactaatcttcttaaatttagacaaataaaactttaattaaagaaaaaaacgaagaaattatatcaatttcaaaatgtctattgccctccaatagacgtctattgccccccaatagacaatagacattcaaaacttttttcccctctgtcccattacttaaaaaaaaaaaataataaaaaaaataaaaaaaaattgggcaccTAGAatatgctctgggcacccaagtcTTCTCCCTCTTTTCCCTTCGCCGGTTGCAGACTTCGACTGTGAGACATGAAGAGATGGATGCCCCAATTTCTCGATTCTGGACCTTGTGGAAGCTCGCTTCGCTACAGTAGTCAAGGCTGTTGAACTGGTTGGCAACGGAGGAATCAGGAAGCGAGGTCGGAAATGATGACGTTTAGGCGATGAGGTTGAGGGACTGGCCGCAGATCGAGACTAAATTGGCCGGCTGGAGTTCTGAAGCGAGTTTAGGGATGTTTCCGGCGAGTTTTCCAttttgtttttggatgagaCGACGCCAGCTCGTTCGCCGCTGACAGCCTCAGAGTTCGTCGTCGTCGAATTCAGTCCAGGTAAGCTGGACTTGATCGAAACTgggaatggaagagagagagatagagatcgTATGCTTCGCTGGAAATGAGAGCACAGAGATCAAGACCGGCGACACCATCGGAGCGTGGACAGCGGCGACTCGGAGCGAAGAGGAACGAtctgatagagagagagaaaccggatCGGAGGAGGAGAGAAATAGAGAGTGGCAGtggatgtaattaattaattgagttAAGGACAAAATGGTCATTTAGTGTTAAATTAGgtaagtgggaacaaaaatctgttactggggtaagtgggatcatttttgtttattttggggctttgggtcaaggaccctaaacAATATCAAACTATgccactctctcatctctctctcctctctctgtgCAGAATCAccgtcactctctctctctctctctcacagacTCTTTCTCTCCCCGTCGCTCCCTCCTCGTTGGAATTGGACAGACGGCGTCACTGGCCAATTTGCCTCCGTCGCTTGCCTCCAACCGGAATCCTAGACGATGTCACTTGCCTCCGTCATCTCTGACTACAAATCCAGAATCCCAAACCGAATCACAGGTAGTCCTCGTGCCAGAAGCCGAATCAGCACCGGCGCTAGAGCCTGAAGCTCAACCTGAGCCAGCGCTAGAGCTTGACTGAAACCTGAATCTAAACCGGCGGAGAGGGTGACGGTGGAAGAGAAAAGTACCGGCGGAGTTTTCTTGGGCCGAGTTGGATTCGCGTCGATCTGgctcaattaattttttttttcttctgtggGCAGAAGGCtcagaaagggaaaaaaataaaataaaattggaGCATGAAAAGGCTCAAGTATTGTTTGCTGAGGGCTAAGAAATCTAAAGCTAATTGGCCATCTCTTTTGCTTATGTGAAATGTTGCAGCCTTAATTAAGGTATTTCATGTACGTTATGTTTAATATGTAAGTGGATATTCTAAACCTTAAGTTTTGGTAAAAAATAGGGGAGAAGgctcaaaatgaaagaaaaaaaaaggcaaaaatgaagttttattggagggcaatagacgtctatttgggGGTAATATACGTTTTcaatttatgtaatctccttgttttttttctttaatcaaagtttatttgtctaaatttaagaagattagttcccattccggtgaatgaaagttctattgggggcagtagacgtctattggggggcaatagacatctattactcctctattgggggcaatagacgtctattgaggccAATAGAAGTCTTCAGAAAATTTCGGTGGGCGGCGGTCGATGAttggattccggcgaaagttggccggaatctggCGACCGGTGACAGGATTCCAGCAACAGAAATCTGGGGGCCGGTgaccggctccggcgaagtctcctatggtttctctctcttccactctctctctctaagtaataaaagagtgagggtaaaatgatattaaaaatttttttttaaaaaaaaaaaatcttaatgaggtattagggaagaccttcttagagtgttttgggtaagtgggaaaattTTTTCTAGAAATGAAATAAATGGTCAAAAAcgctaaaaaaaaattagcattGCACATTTCCGATTGATCCAGAAAGAAATAATGACGTGGTGATCGGATATAGgcgtagagagaagaagaaagaggttTAAACGCTTTTTATTCCTAAAAGGTGGTGGTGGTCGTCTCGGTTGGTTTGGGTCGGTGGATCACCCAATACCCAATAACCcaaatttccagaaaattgGCAGACCCCATTTTGTCTCTCTGGCAATCCACCTCTGGGTTTTTCTCCTAAACCAAGTTCATAGTGTGAGTAATTTTCATTgcttctttctgggttttgctgatTGTATTGAATCGTTTGATGAATTTGTTTCATGGTGTTTCGACAGGTTTGATAATTTTGCCAAACTGAAAAGATTCCGGCTTTCAAACTGAATTTCTCGAAAATGGGAATCGGAAGCAGTAGCGCCGGTCGCCGGAGGCACCGGCCGCCTCCGCCTCCGGCTCCGGCTCACCCACAACCTCAAAATGGTGGCAGATATGGTTACGCTGGTGCCTCACCACCTTACCCGCCCCAATATCCAAACGAACCAATCCCCAATCCAGGCCAGTACCACCAATACCCACATCAATTTCCCAACGGACCAAATCCCAATCAAGCCCATTTCTACCAGTACTCTGCATTCTatccaccgccgccgccgatACCGGGCGCGTACCACCGCGGCGGGGCCTTCATGGGCCCTCCTCCGCCGGGCAATTGGGTTCCGGGGCAGTACCCTTGTGGTGCTCCTCCACCCCTTCCGGGTGCTCCCTTTGTTGAGCATCAGAAGACGGTTACTATCAAGAACGATGTGAATATCAAGAAGGACTCTTTGAGGGTTGAGCCGGATGAGGAGAATCCCGGCAAGTTTGTTGTTGCCTTCACTTTTGATGCCGCCGCACCCGGAAGGTAGACTTGCTTGAATGTGTTTATTTATCTGTAGGAGGTTTTGTTGATATGTTTGATCATCGAGTAGTGGTGTTTTGACTCGGGGTTTTTGGATATTGAACTGCATTGGAGATTTTGAATTGAATGTTCTGTGTATTGGTGAGATGTGGGGGTCATGTTAGGCAGTACATATATGTCCTCTTGAGTGAATCTGAGTTTACTTGAGCAAGTCGACTTTCTAAAACATATTAGTAGTCTAAAGGTGTGTGTAGTCTAGCTCAAAGTGTGGGTAAAAGTTCTTGGTGCAATGGAGCTGAGCGAATCTGTATATCTTGAAGAGAATCGGAATGTTTGTTTTGTAGAGATAAAAATGATTAACCAAAAGCTTCTTGTACCTTACTAAGAGGCTAACATCAATGTTGGATAGCAGATTCTTAAACATTTATTTCAGTGTCAGATACATTCATATGCTGTTTTTTCTATCAGGATTCCTttttgcttatatatatatattccttgcTATGGTGCTACAGCATTACCGTCATGTTTTTTACAAAAGAAGATGCAGACTTTAACTTGATAGCAACAAAGGAAAGCTTGCTTAAACCTGTTAAAGTGCCGTTTGACAAAGGTGTTGGTCAAAAGTTTAGACAACCTTGTGGAACTGGGATCGACTTTTCAATGTTTGAGGAGATAGGGTTGACAAAAGAGGGTGACATAGAAGTTTATCCTCTTGTGGTGAAGGCTGAAGCACATCTCGTGAATGAAGGTGAACGTGAATCAGAGGGAAATTCCACCGGCAACTCTCAGATCACACAGGCAGTGTTTGAAAAGAAGGAGAGTGGTGAGTACAAAGTGCGGGTGGTGAAACAGATACTATGGGTGGATAATATGAGGTATGAGCTGCAGGAGATCTATGGTATTGGGAATGCAGTTGaaggtgatcaaaatgataatgAAGCTGGAAAAGACTGTATAATTTGCTTGTCAGAACCTCCAGATACAACTGTGCTCCCTTGCCGGCACATGGTACGTGGGGAATTTACTTTGTCCCTTCTCTTCTATTTGTAGTTTGGATGAAGATACTGCCCCTATTTCTTTCACTCTTTCAATTCAAACAACTCTTTGATAAATTGAAGAGTACttgtgaaaaaaataaaaaataaaaaatcacttGAGTCGGAGCTTAAGGGCTTCAGGGCAGGGTGTTTCTTAAATATAACACTATAACAGCGTAGATATGAAGCCAGACTCGCAACATAACTTTATTTCTGTCTCATTCCCTTCCACACCTCGCTATTGCTGTAAATTTCCATTTGTTCACTGTAGACATTGTTGTTCCTCGTAGAAATTAATGAGTGTTGCATATGAGCAAATCCAGTTCTTAATCAGTCCCTGGGAGTTACCTTCATCCGGCTTTTATTGTCTTTGGCTGATGTTTGATTTTATGAGCTGTATTCTGAAATTAATTTTGGTCcgtcttattattattattattttttaattctgTCTAATGTTACTTACTGTTTTTTTTGGTGACTGTAGTGCATGTGCAGTGGTTGTGCCAAGGTTCTGAGGTTCCAGACAAATAGATGCCCCGTCTGTAGGCAACCAGTTGAACGGCTCTTGGAAATCAAGGTGAATAATGGAGCTGATGGTGCTTTAGGTTAGCATGCTATCTACTAAGTCTTGTAAAATCcatttagaaaaagaaaaatatgaaaacatACAACACTGAACTTTCCTACAAGGGGTGGGGTCCTACATAGATTGCACAATGCTATGGTTCCTACCTCGTGTCAGAGAGTTTGTTATACTGTATTTTTCAGAAACGAATAAAATGGTGAAAAATAATTATGTTCTCTTTGGTTTTCAGAACTCCCTTGTTTTCCTTGTAATAGCTTCACAAACTGTAGTTAGATTTACTTGTTTCCTCGTGCTTGACAGAGTTGGCAAATTACTTAATATTGATAGTTTGGATGAAAAGTTTAGGGAACACATGTTAAATTTCCTGCACACTTGTTAAATTACAAGTAGAAGTACGTACGTTCAATTACTATTGTGCGTAGAATGATTTAAACTCACAAATTcgataagaagaagaaacaattgACCAGAACTTAAAAAGAGACACTATTGCTTCTTAGCATTATATGTTATGCAAAACAATAGAAGTTATAGGTTAATTGTTTTATTCTAGCCCCTCCACCAGTATGACCAAAGTTGAGTACAGGAAATCACCCAAACCAGAGGTTAGTAATTTTGTGTTCGAGTGTATGAATTGGTGTAGGGGCAGTGTGAGTGCAAATGGTAAGACTTCTTCGACCGTATACCTGGGGACAATAGTCTCTGGAGTACTCCGTCTGGAATATCTAAACATCCTGTACAACACATTGTTGTTTGGCAAATAGCTGAGGCCATGCAATAATA harbors:
- the LOC133732699 gene encoding probable E3 ubiquitin-protein ligase LUL2 — encoded protein: MGIGSSSAGRRRHRPPPPPAPAHPQPQNGGRYGYAGASPPYPPQYPNEPIPNPGQYHQYPHQFPNGPNPNQAHFYQYSAFYPPPPPIPGAYHRGGAFMGPPPPGNWVPGQYPCGAPPPLPGAPFVEHQKTVTIKNDVNIKKDSLRVEPDEENPGKFVVAFTFDAAAPGSITVMFFTKEDADFNLIATKESLLKPVKVPFDKGVGQKFRQPCGTGIDFSMFEEIGLTKEGDIEVYPLVVKAEAHLVNEGERESEGNSTGNSQITQAVFEKKESGEYKVRVVKQILWVDNMRYELQEIYGIGNAVEGDQNDNEAGKDCIICLSEPPDTTVLPCRHMCMCSGCAKVLRFQTNRCPVCRQPVERLLEIKVNNGADGALG